One Dama dama isolate Ldn47 chromosome 18, ASM3311817v1, whole genome shotgun sequence DNA window includes the following coding sequences:
- the FSCN3 gene encoding fascin-3: MEEVEWTPRQPRAEDLRVGLISWAGSYLTYEPYKNTVTATAKGLGRRQTWEILVSNQHDTQAVVRLRSLQGLYLLCEADGSLCYGRPRTSHHGCFLIRFHRNGQWTLQCIISGRYLESDGEDVFCTSRVLSAYHMWTPRPALHVHVILFSPLNHCYARADPTMGRVWVDAPIPCLEECGFLLHFQDGCYHLETSAHTFLSHLDRLVSQPSTQTAFHMQVRPGGLVALSDGEGGMLYPQGTRLLLSLGSSPHGGEEWFILQRCPTWVSLMSKARRFLSVVYDVEVCAASEHVSPMSLFQFECDNETPTLQLRSANGCYLAQRRHRAVMADGHPMECETFFRIHWNCGRILLQSPNGRFLCIAANGLLMSSATIPGPNEEFGIRLANRPFLALRGRYGYVGTSSEHDLLQCNMDQPDCIHLLPCRQGIYHFQAQGGSFWSITSFGTFRPWGKFALNFCIELQGSNLLTVLAPNGFYMRSDRSGTLLADSEDITKECIWEF, encoded by the exons ATGGAGGAGGTGGAGTGGACGCCAAGACAACCCAGGGCTGAGGACCTAAGGGTTGGGCTCATCAGCTGGGCAGGATCCTACCTCACTTATGAACCATATAAGAATACAGTCACGGCTACGGCAAAGGGCTTGGGCCGGAGACAG ACCTGGGAGATCCTAGTGAGCAATCAGCATGACACACAGGCTGTGGTACGACTAAGAAGCTTGCAGGGTCTCTACCTTCTGTGTGAGGCAGACGGTTCTCTGTGCTACGGGCGGCCAAGGACAAGCCATCATGGGTGCTTCCTCATCCGTTTCCACCGCAACGGTCAGTGGACCCTCCAGTGCATCATCAGCGGCCGCTACCTGGAATCCGATGGCGAGGATGTTTTCTGTACCTCCAGGGTCCTCTCAGCTTACCACATGTGGACCCCCCGGCCAGCCCTGCACGTCCACGTGATCCTCTTCAGCCCCCTCAACCACTGCTATGCCCGGGCTGACCCTACCATGGGCCGAGTCTGGGTCGATGCACCAATTCCCTGTCTGGAGGAATGCGGCTTCCTGTTGCACTTCCAAGATGGATGCTACCACCTGGAGACCTCTGCACACACCTTCTTGTCCCACTTAGACCGGCTGGTCTCCCAACCCTCCACACAGACAGCTTTTCACATGCAAGTGCGTCCTGGAGGGCTCGTGGCGCTGagcgatggggagggaggcatgcTGTATCCACAGGGCACACGCCTGCTCCTGAGTCTGGGCTCCAGTCCACATGGAGGCGAGGAGTGGTTCATCCTACAGCGCTGCCCGACGTGGGTCAGCCTCATGTCCAAGGCTCGGAGGTTCCTCTCCGTCGTCTATG ATGTGGAGGTGTGTGCTGCCTCTGAGCACGTAAGCCCAATGTCATTGTTCCAGTTTGAATGTGACAACGAGACCCCCACCTTGCAGCTTCGTTCAGCCAATGGCTGCTACCTAGCCCAG AGGCGCCATAGGGCAGTGATGGCTGATGGGCACCCAATGGAATGTGAAACCTTCTTTCGCATACACTGGAACTGTGGCAGGATCCTCCTGCAGTCTCCCAATGGACGCTTCCTGTGCATCGCAGCCAATGGCCTGTTGATGTCCAGTGCTACCATTCCAG GCCCAAATGAGGAATTTGGGATTCGATTAGCCAACCGCCCCTTCCTCGCCTTGCGGGGTCGGTATGGGTATGTGGGTACCTCATCAGAACACGACCTCCTGCAGTGCAATATGGATCAGCCAGACTGCATTCACCTGCTGCCCTGCCGCCAGGGCATCTACCACTTCCAAG CACAGGGTGGATCCTTCTGGTCAATAACATCCTTCGGCACCTTTCGGCCGTGGGGAAAGTTCGCCCTCAACTTCTGTATCGAGCTTCAGGGCAGCAACTTGCTCACGGTGCTGGCACCCAATGGCTTCTACATGCGATCCGACCGAAGTGGTACCCTGTTGGCAGACAGCGAAGACATTACCAAAGAGTGTATTTGGGAATTTTAG
- the PAX4 gene encoding paired box protein Pax-4, translated as MPQDGISSVNQLGGLFVNGRPLPLDTRQQIVRLAVSGMRPCDISRSLKVSNGCVSKILGRYYRTGVLEPKGIGGSKPRLATPPVVARIAQLKGECPALFAWEIQRQLCAEGLCTQDKTPSVSSINRVLRALQEDQRPPWIHLRLPAGLGPIPRTPPSDSEAPRGPHPGTGHRNRTIFSPGQAEALEKEFQRGQYPDSVARGKLAAATSLPEDTVRIWFSNRRAKWRRQEKLKWEMQFPGGSPGLTVPSASPGIFSAQQSPGSVSTAVLPTLESLGPSSYPLCWGTASEGCLSDTSPQACLQSRWGYLPPTAELPGLHPALPSLPFLPLPPSPVLVPIRPCTGLAPQCEVWDEGGGSVWKGDVVGRI; from the exons ATGCCGCAGGATG ggATCAGCAGTGTGAACCAGCTGGGGGGGCTCTTTGTGAATGgtcggcccctgcccctggataCCCGGCAACAGATTGTGCGGCTGGCTGTCAGCGGGATGCGGCCCTGTGACATCTCCCGGAGCCTCAAG GTATCTAATGGCTGTGTGAGCAAGATCCTAGGGCGTTACTACCGCACAGGTGTCTTGGAGCCCAAGGGGATTGGGGGAAGCAAGCCACGCTTGGCCACACCGCCAGTGGTGGCACGAATCGCCCAGCTCAAGGGGGAGTGCCCGGCCCTCTTCGCCTGGGAGATCCAACGCCAGCTCTGTGCAGAAGGGCTTTGCACCCAGGACAAGACTCCCAGT GTCTCCTCCATCAACCGAGTCCTGCGGGCATTGCAGGAGGACCAGAGACCGCCCTGGATACATCTCAGGTTGCCAG CCGGTTTGGGTCCAATTCCTCGAACTCCGCCTAGTGACTCTGAGGCTCCCCGGggtccccacccaggaactggCCACCGGAATCGGACGATCTTTTCCCCAGGACAAGCCGAGGCGCTGGAGAAAG AATTCCAGCGTGGGCAGTACCCTGATTCAGTGGCCCGTGGGAAACTGGCTGCAGCCACCTCTCTGCCTGAGGACACGGTGAGG ATCTGGTTTTCCAACCGAAGAGCCAAATGGCGCCGACAAGAGAAGCTCAAGTGGGAGATGCAGTTTCCAG GTGGTTCCCCGGGTCTGACTGTACCAAGTGCCTCCCCAGGAATCTTCTCTGCACAG CAGTCCCCCGGCAGTGTGTCCACAGCAGTCCTACCTACCCTGGAATCCTTGGGTCCCTCCAGCTATCCGCTGTGCTGGGGGACAGCATCTGAGGGGTGTCTGAGTGACACCTCACCACAAGCCTGTCTCCAGTCCCGCTGGG GCTACCTGCCCCCCACAGCTGAGCTCCCTGGACTCCATCCTGCTTTGCCATCCTTGCCCTTCCTTCCGCTGCCCCCATCGCCAGTCTTGGTGCCCATCAGGCCTTGCACTGGCCTGGCTCCCCAGTGCGAGGTCTGGGATGAGGGAGGAGGCTCAGTGTGGAAGGGAGATGTGGTGGGGAGGATCTGA